A genomic segment from Gemmatimonadaceae bacterium encodes:
- a CDS encoding sigma-70 family RNA polymerase sigma factor: MDDEAITDLLLKANAGDAAAAARVMPLVYDALHRIAARRVRPEHAQIGATSLVHEMYLKLFHEGGLDVTSRSHFYALASAAMRQIMLDKARAHLRDKRGGAALQVTLDDEMASVDAQCEMAIALDDAIDRLERFDPRLERVVVCRFFGGLTEEETALALGVTSRTIRSDWVKARALLRTWLTH, translated from the coding sequence ATGGACGACGAGGCAATCACCGACCTGCTCCTGAAGGCCAACGCCGGCGACGCCGCCGCCGCCGCCCGCGTCATGCCCCTGGTCTACGACGCCCTCCACCGCATCGCCGCACGCCGCGTCCGACCCGAGCACGCCCAGATCGGCGCCACCTCGCTCGTCCACGAGATGTACCTCAAGCTCTTCCACGAGGGCGGTCTCGACGTCACCAGCCGCAGCCACTTCTACGCGCTGGCCTCCGCCGCCATGCGCCAGATCATGCTCGACAAGGCCCGCGCACACCTGCGCGACAAGCGCGGCGGCGCGGCACTGCAGGTCACACTCGACGACGAGATGGCGTCCGTGGACGCCCAGTGCGAGATGGCGATCGCGCTCGATGACGCTATCGACCGGCTCGAGCGCTTCGACCCGCGCCTCGAGCGCGTGGTCGTCTGCCGGTTCTTCGGCGGACTGACCGAGGAGGAGACGGCGCTCGCACTCGGCGTCACGTCGCGCACCATCCGGTCGGACTGGGTGAAGGCGCGGGCACTGCTGCGCACCTGGCTGACCCACTGA
- a CDS encoding Uma2 family endonuclease produces the protein MARFVYMTSEQLALHPVPHKRTELVRGRLVVREPAKRRHGAVAARVLTAIGTYLETNPIGEVYGAETGFTLFRHPDTVRAPDAAYLRTDRIPTEECVGFDEVAPDLVVEVLSPGDRTRMVQAKVADWLRAGTRLVWLIDPRRRAGAVHRADGSVTVLTEGDAFHGEDVLPGFSVSLQRLLARPGGLRDSPDG, from the coding sequence ATGGCGCGATTCGTGTACATGACGTCAGAGCAGCTCGCGCTGCATCCAGTGCCGCACAAGCGCACGGAACTGGTGCGCGGGCGATTGGTGGTGCGGGAACCTGCGAAGCGGCGGCACGGGGCGGTGGCGGCGCGGGTGCTGACCGCCATCGGCACCTACCTCGAGACCAACCCCATCGGCGAGGTGTACGGTGCGGAGACGGGCTTCACGCTGTTCCGGCACCCTGACACCGTGCGCGCCCCGGATGCCGCGTACCTGCGGACCGATCGCATACCGACGGAGGAGTGCGTCGGCTTCGACGAAGTTGCGCCCGACCTGGTGGTCGAGGTGCTCTCACCCGGCGATCGGACGCGGATGGTGCAGGCAAAGGTGGCCGACTGGCTGCGGGCCGGGACGCGCCTCGTGTGGCTGATCGATCCGCGGCGGCGGGCGGGGGCGGTGCACCGGGCTGATGGATCCGTGACGGTGCTCACCGAGGGAGACGCATTCCACGGCGAGGACGTGCTGCCGGGGTTCAGCGTGTCGCTGCAACGTCTCCTGGCTCGGCCGGGTGGATTGCGGGACAGTCCGGACGGGTGA
- a CDS encoding methyltransferase domain-containing protein, producing MTSYSRASVAKYFDDFGGREWTRLEESPAAEVKLQVHSHYLRQYIAAGARVLDIGAGAGRFTRSLASLGASIAVADVSPVQLALNRKYATDYEFANAVTEWTEADVCDLSRYDD from the coding sequence GTGACGTCATACAGCCGCGCGTCCGTTGCGAAGTACTTCGATGATTTCGGCGGCCGCGAGTGGACGCGACTCGAGGAGAGCCCTGCAGCGGAGGTCAAGCTCCAGGTCCATTCGCACTACCTGCGGCAGTACATCGCGGCGGGCGCACGCGTGCTCGACATCGGTGCGGGTGCCGGGCGCTTCACCCGAAGTCTGGCCTCGCTCGGCGCGTCGATCGCTGTCGCCGATGTGTCGCCGGTACAACTCGCGCTCAACAGGAAGTATGCCACCGACTACGAGTTCGCGAACGCCGTCACCGAATGGACCGAGGCGGATGTGTGCGATCTCTCTCGCTACGATGACTAG
- a CDS encoding ABC transporter ATP-binding protein, whose translation MISFRSVDFAFGRRPVLSAFSLECHPGTTTALLGPSGCGKSTLVRLACGLLAPQAGTVLAGERNVKLGDVKGVLFQEDTLLPWLGASKNAWFPRRYDGLQRPEKLRVLFDEFGLSGAEALLPHELSMGMRKRVELVRALCADDRYLVGDEPFSALDVHQRHRLWSFWRKEIEETGRVALLVSHDLDEALTVADRILLLSPDAPTRIQLSVARENGRFPGEFREKVLALILGQRAV comes from the coding sequence ATGATCTCGTTCCGGAGCGTCGACTTCGCGTTCGGGAGGCGGCCCGTGCTGTCGGCGTTCAGCCTCGAATGCCATCCGGGCACGACTACTGCACTGCTAGGACCCTCGGGCTGCGGGAAAAGCACTCTCGTCCGGCTCGCATGCGGACTTCTGGCACCGCAAGCGGGGACCGTTCTTGCAGGTGAACGCAACGTCAAACTTGGAGACGTCAAGGGAGTCCTCTTTCAGGAGGACACGCTCCTGCCATGGCTCGGCGCATCGAAGAATGCGTGGTTTCCTAGGCGATATGATGGCCTGCAGAGGCCTGAAAAGTTGAGAGTGCTCTTCGACGAGTTCGGCCTCTCGGGTGCCGAAGCACTGTTGCCTCATGAACTCTCGATGGGAATGCGGAAGCGAGTCGAGCTGGTTCGCGCGTTGTGCGCTGACGATCGGTACCTTGTAGGTGACGAGCCGTTCTCAGCCTTAGATGTCCACCAGCGACATCGCCTTTGGTCTTTCTGGCGGAAGGAGATCGAGGAAACCGGTCGAGTGGCATTGCTCGTAAGCCACGACTTGGACGAGGCGTTGACTGTTGCCGACAGAATTTTGCTGCTATCGCCGGACGCACCGACTCGGATTCAACTCTCCGTGGCACGCGAGAACGGACGATTCCCAGGCGAGTTCCGCGAGAAGGTACTTGCGTTGATCCTCGGGCAGCGCGCAGTATGA
- a CDS encoding ABC transporter permease subunit gives MARLYWFVAFSAIWFGLAETGFVSSLLLPHPLDVLRAVGNIGWKLVLHIVATTVRASVGFVVGFAAGVAIGFAIQYSLRVQRVFGPMIDAMRPVPALATLPLFILLFGFSELGRVCLIASGTAVFMATSTVEAVAKVPEQWTRFARVSGLDRRRVFRDVLAQGVVPLLVGPTRLAVALAFTLAIASEFMGAQSGLGYLINTARVNLAMPTIWLAVILLGLVSQAIDLLVTRFYGRSTGWYRGTEQLEA, from the coding sequence ATGGCACGCCTCTATTGGTTTGTGGCGTTTTCAGCGATATGGTTTGGGCTGGCCGAAACAGGTTTCGTGTCGTCACTTCTTCTGCCGCATCCACTGGACGTGCTCAGGGCAGTCGGGAATATCGGTTGGAAGCTGGTTCTGCACATTGTTGCTACTACCGTGCGAGCTAGTGTGGGCTTCGTGGTTGGCTTCGCTGCAGGCGTTGCGATTGGCTTCGCGATTCAGTACAGCCTGAGAGTCCAGCGAGTATTCGGACCAATGATCGACGCAATGCGACCTGTGCCTGCGCTCGCCACGCTTCCGCTGTTCATTCTGCTGTTCGGCTTCTCTGAGCTTGGGCGAGTCTGCCTGATCGCAAGTGGCACAGCCGTATTCATGGCGACCTCAACCGTCGAGGCAGTTGCCAAGGTCCCGGAGCAGTGGACGCGATTTGCCCGTGTTTCCGGTCTTGATCGTCGGCGCGTGTTCAGGGACGTGCTTGCTCAAGGCGTCGTGCCACTTCTGGTGGGACCGACTCGGCTCGCTGTTGCACTCGCCTTCACGCTAGCAATCGCGTCGGAGTTCATGGGGGCTCAGTCTGGATTGGGCTACTTGATCAACACGGCGAGAGTGAACTTGGCGATGCCGACGATCTGGCTGGCTGTAATTCTTCTCGGCCTTGTGAGCCAAGCTATTGACCTTCTCGTGACGAGATTCTACGGTCGCTCGACAGGGTGGTACAGAGGCACTGAACAACTGGAGGCCTAG
- a CDS encoding ABC transporter substrate-binding protein: MSRRRLTLAIAFIALGIGTGLWLVMRRSSSPVEIRYGITPFQDSALPVVPAALGWYKESGLNVRLVDLGWEDVPLALASGSIDVALYNFDSFMSSWPSLASGGKDVVFYAPLYLWNGAAIMVRGGAMSPAGDLSVLSPAQRSERVRSAVGQLRGKRIGISEGTTFEQTVLDALRVAGMTRTDVVLVHAKAADNLAAFLSGGLDAFSAGLTERVQAQRSGAVPLVEGPDVSLPVVDGLVARRDFVELHPDEMARLVETWFRTVEYVSANPAERGRPVLNYLLGKASVDYSPEEYAVAWTFQYFPKSRDEAVRAFLTPGSPYFWRPIWAQNSLDLVQQGKIAKPVPERVFLGEEALRR, encoded by the coding sequence ATGTCCCGTCGTCGTCTCACTCTTGCAATCGCTTTCATCGCATTGGGAATCGGTACGGGGCTCTGGTTAGTCATGCGACGGAGTTCTTCCCCCGTAGAAATTCGGTACGGAATCACTCCGTTTCAGGACTCGGCACTTCCTGTAGTTCCCGCAGCGCTGGGATGGTACAAGGAAAGCGGCTTGAACGTGCGGTTGGTGGATCTTGGGTGGGAAGACGTGCCGTTGGCACTGGCGAGCGGATCGATCGACGTCGCACTGTACAACTTTGACTCATTCATGTCGTCGTGGCCGAGTTTGGCTAGTGGAGGAAAGGATGTCGTGTTTTACGCGCCGTTGTACCTTTGGAACGGTGCGGCCATCATGGTCAGAGGTGGTGCCATGTCGCCGGCAGGTGACTTATCAGTTCTATCTCCTGCTCAGAGGTCTGAGAGGGTTCGCTCAGCCGTCGGCCAGCTTCGAGGTAAGCGCATCGGCATATCGGAAGGCACAACATTCGAGCAGACGGTTCTCGACGCGCTGCGTGTTGCTGGAATGACAAGGACCGATGTAGTTCTGGTGCATGCGAAGGCCGCAGATAACCTTGCGGCTTTTCTTTCCGGCGGTCTCGACGCATTTTCTGCCGGCCTTACTGAGCGCGTTCAAGCTCAGCGGTCTGGCGCTGTTCCGCTAGTCGAAGGTCCGGATGTGAGCCTGCCTGTTGTTGATGGGCTAGTGGCACGTCGCGATTTTGTAGAATTGCACCCCGACGAGATGGCGCGACTCGTCGAGACGTGGTTTCGCACAGTAGAATATGTGTCGGCAAACCCAGCTGAAAGAGGCAGGCCTGTCCTCAACTACCTCTTAGGGAAGGCCAGCGTTGACTACAGCCCGGAAGAGTATGCTGTCGCGTGGACGTTTCAGTACTTTCCGAAGTCACGGGACGAAGCCGTGAGGGCCTTTCTGACTCCAGGAAGTCCCTATTTTTGGAGACCGATTTGGGCCCAGAACAGCTTGGATCTCGTTCAGCAGGGGAAGATAGCGAAACCGGTTCCGGAAAGAGTGTTTCTCGGAGAAGAGGCGCTGCGTCGCTGA
- a CDS encoding IS481 family transposase, whose amino-acid sequence MNSHKNARLGFAGRVCLVERHVRDGWTAPVIAAAFGVSVRTVWKWVARYQAEGVAGLRDRSSRPQHSPQQVSPRLERRITRLRAQRRSGPQIADALGLPLSTVGDVLRRLGLGRLPSLTPRPPIVRYERETPGELLHIDAKKLGKIAVGIIGHRITGDRARRGPRQATGWECLHVAVDDASRVAYAELLPDETAASAVTFLDHAVAWLATLGVPVVAVMTDNAFCYTQRTHAAALARHGLRHLRTRPYTPRTNGKAERFIQTALREWAYAKPYRSSRRRAGALAAFLTSYNTTRPHTAHGRLPPMSRLQP is encoded by the coding sequence GTGAACAGTCACAAGAATGCCCGGTTGGGCTTCGCGGGGCGAGTCTGCCTCGTGGAGCGACATGTCCGGGATGGGTGGACGGCCCCCGTGATCGCGGCGGCGTTCGGGGTCAGTGTGCGGACCGTCTGGAAGTGGGTCGCGCGGTATCAGGCGGAGGGCGTGGCGGGGCTGCGCGACCGGTCCTCGCGGCCCCAGCACTCGCCGCAGCAAGTCAGTCCACGCCTCGAACGGCGCATCACCCGATTGCGCGCGCAGCGCCGCAGTGGGCCGCAGATCGCCGACGCCCTAGGGCTGCCGCTGTCGACGGTGGGCGACGTGTTGCGGCGGCTCGGCCTCGGTCGGCTGCCGTCGCTGACGCCCCGCCCGCCCATCGTGCGCTACGAACGCGAGACGCCCGGCGAGCTGCTGCACATTGACGCGAAGAAGCTGGGGAAAATCGCCGTCGGCATCATCGGCCATCGCATCACGGGCGACCGGGCGCGCCGTGGTCCGCGGCAAGCGACCGGCTGGGAATGTTTGCACGTCGCGGTCGACGATGCCTCCCGCGTCGCCTATGCCGAGCTGCTGCCCGACGAAACCGCGGCGAGTGCCGTCACCTTCCTCGATCACGCCGTCGCCTGGTTGGCCACGCTCGGCGTCCCGGTCGTCGCCGTGATGACCGACAACGCCTTTTGCTACACGCAACGGACCCACGCCGCCGCCCTCGCGCGGCATGGGCTCCGGCATCTCCGGACGCGGCCCTACACGCCACGCACCAACGGCAAAGCGGAACGCTTCATCCAGACCGCGCTCCGCGAATGGGCCTACGCCAAACCCTACCGCTCCTCCCGACGGCGCGCTGGCGCGCTCGCCGCCTTCCTCACATCCTACAACACCACCCGGCCCCACACTGCGCACGGTCGACTGCCCCCGATGAGCCGTCTACAACCGTGA
- a CDS encoding IS481 family transposase, which translates to MNSHKNARLTPAGRLAVLQRVQAGVPVAEVARGACVSARTIWKWLQRFKLEGVAGLQDRSSRPQRLARRLPRYQHRQVEKARRKRWSSLRIASHYALPVSTVVTMLRRLQLDRLPSLAPPQPVVRYEHARPGALLHLDIKKLGRIQGIGHRIHGDRRRTARGIGWEYVHVAIDDCTRLGYSEVLDNETGRTAAGFLARAIAWYAAHGIRITGLLTDNGGCYRSDAHAVVVAHHRLTHRFTRPYRPQTNGKAERFIRTRLHEWAYAQAYCASRWRTAALTRYLTYYNTRRRHSGIAMCTPAERLAARL; encoded by the coding sequence GTGAACTCCCACAAGAATGCACGATTGACCCCGGCGGGGCGACTCGCCGTGCTCCAGCGCGTGCAGGCCGGCGTGCCGGTCGCGGAGGTCGCGCGGGGCGCCTGTGTCTCCGCGCGCACGATCTGGAAGTGGTTGCAGCGCTTCAAGTTGGAGGGCGTGGCGGGGCTGCAGGATCGCTCGTCACGGCCACAGCGGTTGGCGCGCCGCCTGCCGCGCTATCAGCACCGGCAAGTCGAGAAGGCGCGACGGAAACGCTGGTCGTCGCTGCGCATCGCCTCGCACTATGCGCTGCCCGTCTCGACCGTCGTGACGATGCTGCGGCGCCTCCAACTCGATCGCCTGCCGTCGCTCGCGCCGCCACAACCCGTGGTGCGGTATGAGCACGCCCGGCCCGGCGCACTCCTTCACCTGGACATCAAGAAACTGGGGCGCATTCAGGGGATCGGCCACCGCATTCATGGGGATCGGCGGCGGACCGCGCGCGGCATCGGCTGGGAGTACGTCCACGTCGCCATCGACGATTGCACCCGCCTGGGCTACAGCGAAGTGCTCGACAATGAGACTGGACGGACCGCGGCCGGCTTCCTCGCCCGCGCCATCGCGTGGTACGCCGCCCACGGCATCCGCATCACGGGGCTGCTGACCGACAACGGGGGGTGCTACCGCAGCGACGCCCACGCCGTCGTCGTCGCGCACCACCGCCTCACGCACCGCTTCACCCGACCCTACCGCCCGCAGACGAACGGCAAAGCCGAACGCTTCATCCGCACGCGGCTCCACGAATGGGCCTATGCCCAGGCGTACTGCGCCTCCCGCTGGCGCACCGCCGCCCTCACCCGCTATCTCACCTACTACAACACGCGACGCCGCCACAGCGGCATCGCCATGTGCACCCCGGCAGAACGACTGGCGGCGCGACTGTGA
- the mnmA gene encoding tRNA 2-thiouridine(34) synthase MnmA, whose product MAGKRVLVAMSGGVDSSVAAALLHSQGYEVIGATMKLFCHGEDLPDRPCCSLDSVNDARRVCQQLGVPHYVLNLESAFSRDVVTDFVNEYAQGRTPIPCVRCNTFTKFRDLVRKADALECDWIATGHYARVIDGELCRGLDPAKDQTYFLWGIARSVVQRLLLPVGHQTKAETRAVAHRLGLEVIAEKVESQDICFVPDGDHVKIIRRELGSETPSLQAGPFVLEDGTVVGEHQGFARYTIGQRRGVPGGFGEAMFVVAIRPQSREVVVGPRESLLGRGLVARGVSWMCAAPLVVGDRVQVQHRHRAVPVGAEIIRVEGDEIELALESPLSAITPGQSVVLYEGERVLGGGFIEVGRRVLAVMGA is encoded by the coding sequence ATGGCAGGCAAGCGGGTGCTGGTGGCGATGAGCGGGGGCGTGGACAGCTCTGTGGCCGCGGCACTGCTGCATAGCCAAGGGTACGAGGTCATTGGCGCGACCATGAAGCTGTTCTGTCATGGTGAAGACTTGCCGGACCGGCCCTGTTGTTCTTTGGATAGCGTGAATGATGCGCGGCGGGTGTGTCAGCAGCTGGGGGTTCCGCACTACGTGCTGAATCTCGAGTCGGCGTTTTCGCGCGATGTCGTTACGGATTTCGTGAATGAGTATGCGCAGGGGCGGACGCCGATTCCGTGTGTGCGGTGCAACACGTTCACGAAGTTCCGGGATCTGGTGCGGAAGGCTGACGCTCTCGAATGCGACTGGATCGCTACTGGGCACTATGCGCGCGTGATTGATGGCGAGCTGTGTCGGGGGCTGGATCCGGCCAAGGATCAGACGTACTTCCTGTGGGGGATCGCCCGGTCCGTCGTGCAGCGGCTGTTACTGCCAGTCGGGCATCAGACGAAGGCGGAGACGCGGGCGGTCGCGCATCGGCTGGGGCTCGAGGTGATCGCGGAGAAGGTGGAGAGTCAGGATATCTGCTTCGTGCCGGATGGGGATCATGTGAAGATCATCCGGCGGGAGTTGGGCTCTGAGACGCCGTCCCTCCAGGCGGGGCCGTTCGTGCTGGAGGACGGCACCGTGGTGGGTGAGCATCAGGGGTTCGCGCGGTATACGATCGGGCAGCGGCGCGGTGTACCTGGGGGGTTTGGGGAGGCGATGTTCGTGGTGGCGATCCGGCCGCAGTCCCGTGAGGTGGTGGTGGGGCCGCGGGAATCCCTGCTGGGCCGTGGGCTCGTGGCGCGCGGTGTCTCCTGGATGTGCGCTGCCCCGCTCGTGGTTGGTGATCGGGTGCAGGTGCAGCATCGGCATCGGGCGGTGCCGGTGGGGGCCGAGATCATCCGGGTTGAAGGGGATGAGATCGAGCTGGCGCTGGAGTCGCCGTTGAGTGCGATCACGCCGGGGCAGTCGGTGGTGCTCTACGAGGGGGAGCGGGTGCTGGGGGGTGGGTTCATTGAGGTGGGGCGGCGGGTGTTGGCCGTGATGGGCGCCTAG
- a CDS encoding cysteine desulfurase — protein MAPHIYLDHAATTPVRAEVLEAMTPFFGARFGNPSSVHRWGRDARTALDEARSRVAACLRAQPDEIVFTSGGTEGDNLAILGPWHMRRAQGRNAVVTTPTEHKAVLEVVHQVAREGGEERILPVNAQGEIPQASLDAMLDDAVAVCSVMWINNETGVVQDVPAIGARARAVGALMHTDAVQAFGKLPIDVTSLPVDLLSLSGHKIGAPKGIGAIYIRRGTPFAPLFHGGSQDRGRRPGTENVAFAVALAVAAEMQLAEREAECARLGAMRDALQGAILARVPDAVVHGVNATQRAPHILSISVPGTDSESLLMALDLAGIAASGGSACQSGSVSPSHVLSAMGVSRSLAGAAVRLSVGMLTTDADIARVSEVFPAMVEKARRLAGAA, from the coding sequence ATGGCCCCGCACATCTACCTCGACCACGCCGCCACCACTCCCGTCCGCGCGGAGGTGCTGGAGGCGATGACGCCGTTCTTCGGCGCCCGCTTCGGCAACCCGTCGAGTGTGCACCGCTGGGGGCGTGATGCGCGCACGGCGCTGGACGAGGCGCGGTCGCGGGTCGCCGCGTGCCTCAGGGCGCAGCCGGACGAGATCGTCTTCACCAGCGGCGGCACCGAGGGCGACAACCTCGCGATCCTCGGTCCGTGGCACATGCGGCGCGCACAGGGGCGGAACGCGGTGGTCACCACGCCCACCGAGCACAAGGCGGTGCTGGAGGTGGTGCACCAGGTGGCGCGCGAGGGGGGCGAGGAGCGCATCCTGCCGGTGAACGCGCAGGGCGAGATTCCGCAGGCGTCGCTGGATGCGATGCTGGACGATGCGGTGGCGGTGTGCAGCGTGATGTGGATCAACAACGAAACCGGCGTGGTGCAGGACGTGCCGGCGATCGGTGCGCGGGCGCGGGCCGTTGGTGCGTTGATGCACACCGATGCGGTGCAGGCGTTCGGGAAGCTGCCGATCGACGTGACTTCCCTGCCGGTGGATCTGCTGTCGTTGAGCGGGCACAAGATCGGGGCGCCCAAGGGCATCGGGGCGATCTACATCCGTCGGGGGACGCCGTTTGCGCCGTTGTTCCATGGTGGCTCGCAGGATCGCGGGCGTCGGCCTGGGACGGAGAACGTGGCGTTCGCTGTTGCCCTCGCCGTCGCTGCCGAGATGCAGCTGGCGGAGCGTGAGGCGGAGTGTGCGCGGCTGGGGGCGATGCGTGATGCGCTGCAGGGGGCGATCCTGGCGCGGGTGCCGGATGCGGTCGTGCATGGTGTGAACGCCACGCAGCGTGCGCCGCACATTCTCAGCATCAGTGTGCCTGGGACGGACAGTGAGAGCCTGCTGATGGCGCTGGACCTGGCGGGCATTGCGGCAAGCGGTGGGTCGGCGTGCCAGAGCGGGAGTGTGTCGCCGAGTCATGTGCTGAGCGCGATGGGTGTGTCGCGCAGCCTGGCCGGGGCGGCAGTGCGTTTGAGCGTGGGCATGCTCACCACGGACGCTGACATTGCGCGGGTGAGCGAGGTGTTCCCGGCGATGGTCGAGAAGGCGCGTCGCCTGGCTGGCGCGGCGTAA
- a CDS encoding cyclase family protein → MGAATPEWPGDTPFSCGWSWEMATGASVNVGVVTTSLHVGTHADAPLHVLQGAPASESLPLEAFSGPAIVLDAQDAGEGPTLTVAWLEAALEGLPMPVRLLLRTGRTVAGGTFPADWPVLTPEATGWLLHGGLKLLGVDAPSVDSREAKELVTHVRLFTSGAYLLENLHLDGVETGLYHLTAYPVLVAGADAAPVRAVLEAAR, encoded by the coding sequence ATGGGCGCAGCCACCCCGGAGTGGCCGGGCGACACGCCGTTCTCGTGTGGCTGGTCGTGGGAGATGGCGACGGGGGCGAGCGTGAACGTGGGGGTGGTGACCACCAGCCTGCACGTCGGCACGCACGCCGATGCGCCGCTGCACGTGCTGCAGGGTGCGCCGGCCAGCGAGAGCCTGCCGCTGGAGGCCTTCAGCGGCCCCGCCATCGTGCTGGACGCCCAGGACGCAGGTGAGGGGCCCACCCTGACCGTGGCGTGGCTGGAGGCCGCGCTGGAGGGGCTGCCGATGCCCGTGCGGCTGCTGCTCCGCACCGGACGCACGGTGGCCGGCGGCACCTTCCCGGCCGACTGGCCCGTGCTGACGCCGGAGGCCACCGGCTGGCTGCTGCACGGCGGGCTGAAGCTGCTGGGCGTGGACGCGCCGAGCGTGGACAGCCGGGAGGCGAAGGAGCTCGTGACCCATGTCAGGCTCTTCACCAGCGGGGCGTACCTGCTGGAGAACCTGCACCTGGATGGGGTGGAGACCGGGCTGTACCACCTGACGGCGTATCCCGTGCTCGTGGCCGGTGCGGATGCGGCGCCGGTCAGGGCCGTGCTGGAAGCAGCACGGTAG
- the bshB1 gene encoding bacillithiol biosynthesis deacetylase BshB1: MTAPPMTDPLDVLAIMAHPDDVELTCGGTLLAAAAHGRRTGVVDLTAGETGSRGTVGIRAAEAQRAAAILGVTVRENLYLPDAHLVNSIEAREVVIRAIRRLRPTIVITHARQGRHPDHIAAAQLVRDACFLAGLKNLVQELPPFRPRKVVHAMSFREDAIAPSFVVDISEVFEKKLEAIACYASQFDGLTQAGEVYPNGEPLPDIIRHQAAHYGTLIRARYGEPFHTTETLRVSDIASLDVSTF, translated from the coding sequence ATGACGGCACCACCCATGACGGACCCGCTGGACGTCCTCGCCATCATGGCGCACCCGGACGACGTCGAACTGACCTGCGGCGGCACCCTGCTGGCCGCCGCCGCCCACGGCCGTCGCACGGGCGTCGTGGACCTCACCGCCGGCGAGACCGGCAGCCGCGGCACGGTCGGGATCCGGGCCGCCGAGGCGCAGCGGGCGGCGGCGATCCTCGGCGTGACGGTGCGCGAGAACCTGTACCTCCCCGATGCGCACCTCGTCAACAGCATCGAGGCGCGTGAGGTCGTGATCCGCGCCATCCGCCGGCTGCGGCCCACGATCGTGATCACCCATGCGCGGCAGGGTCGGCACCCCGATCACATCGCGGCCGCGCAGCTGGTGCGTGACGCCTGCTTCCTGGCCGGCCTGAAGAACCTGGTGCAGGAGCTGCCGCCGTTCCGGCCGCGGAAGGTCGTGCATGCGATGTCGTTCCGCGAGGATGCCATCGCACCGAGCTTCGTGGTGGACATCTCGGAAGTCTTCGAGAAGAAGCTCGAGGCCATTGCGTGCTACGCGTCGCAGTTCGACGGGCTGACGCAGGCGGGTGAGGTGTATCCCAATGGCGAGCCCCTGCCCGACATCATCCGCCACCAGGCGGCGCACTACGGCACGCTGATCCGCGCGCGCTACGGCGAGCCGTTCCACACCACCGAGACACTCCGCGTCAGCGACATCGCGTCGCTGGACGTCTCCACCTTCTGA
- the hemF gene encoding oxygen-dependent coproporphyrinogen oxidase: MSTSASPSPVSTHDTGPGDARRARAIAWIAEVHDEITAMFTRLDRGVAFREDTWERAEGGGGHSRVLIDGNTFEKGGVNRSVVYGRLPAAAAAKLGGRGVSDGESQFFATGVSLVFHPRSPMIPTVHLNVRYFELSDDEGNLRDAWYGGGTDITPMYPCAEDVRHFHRALADICGTFHPSLYARFKPWCDEYFRNTHRENEARGCGGVFFDHIRPGEDESGMDAGTTMAFVDAIGRSLEEAYAPIVERRRDLPYGERERAFQLVRRGRYVEFNLVHDRGTHFGLHTAARIESVLMSMPPLAAWPYAPTWPDGSFEAELVAMLAPRDWLAD, from the coding sequence ATGAGCACGTCGGCGTCCCCGTCCCCCGTCTCGACACACGACACGGGACCAGGCGACGCGCGGCGTGCCCGCGCCATCGCCTGGATCGCGGAGGTGCACGACGAGATCACGGCGATGTTCACGCGGCTGGATCGGGGCGTGGCGTTCCGCGAGGACACCTGGGAGCGCGCCGAGGGTGGAGGCGGCCATTCGCGCGTGCTGATCGACGGCAACACGTTCGAGAAGGGCGGCGTGAACCGCAGCGTGGTGTATGGCCGCCTGCCGGCCGCCGCCGCGGCGAAGCTCGGGGGGCGCGGCGTGTCGGATGGCGAGTCGCAGTTCTTCGCGACCGGCGTGAGCCTGGTGTTCCACCCGCGCAGCCCGATGATCCCCACGGTGCACCTCAACGTGCGCTACTTCGAGCTGAGCGACGACGAGGGCAACCTCCGCGACGCCTGGTACGGTGGCGGCACGGACATCACGCCGATGTATCCGTGCGCCGAGGACGTGCGGCACTTCCATCGTGCGCTGGCCGACATCTGCGGGACCTTCCACCCGTCGCTGTACGCGCGCTTCAAGCCCTGGTGCGACGAGTACTTCCGCAACACGCACCGCGAGAACGAGGCGCGCGGGTGCGGCGGCGTGTTCTTCGATCACATCCGTCCCGGCGAGGACGAGAGCGGGATGGATGCCGGGACGACGATGGCGTTCGTGGATGCCATCGGGCGCAGCCTCGAGGAGGCGTATGCGCCGATCGTGGAGCGGCGCCGCGACCTGCCGTACGGGGAGCGTGAGCGTGCGTTCCAGCTCGTGCGCCGCGGGCGGTACGTGGAGTTCAACCTCGTGCACGACCGCGGCACGCACTTCGGGCTGCACACCGCCGCGCGAATCGAGAGCGTGCTCATGAGCATGCCCCCGCTGGCGGCATGGCCCTACGCCCCCACCTGGCCGGACGGCAGCTTCGAGGCGGAGCTGGTGGCGATGCTGGCCCCGCGGGACTGGCTGGCGGACTGA